A genomic segment from Flammeovirga pectinis encodes:
- a CDS encoding SusC/RagA family TonB-linked outer membrane protein: MGTLLCAQDVSAQGKTISGNVTDITDGMPLPGVNVSIEGTSTGTITDFDGKFSLQVGPNDKKLIFSFIGYVQKIEAIGTKTTINISLDEDVEQLEEVVVVGYGVQKKSVVTGAIASVKSEEITETPVGNAAQSLQGRTPGVLVTNVSGQPGAGVDIRIRGTGSNGNNTPLFVVDGMQMDDINFLNPNDIESMEVLKDAASSAIYGSRGANGVVMITTKKGKSGKSTVTYDGYYGVQNAWRESPLLNAQQYMTLHNQGAVNAGGRPIYSDEQIANPANDTNWQNEIFQSAPIQSHSISSSGGTESSNYLASFGYFGQDGIIAPEKSQFERYTFRLNTSHKVSESVKVGVNATFVREERSGIEENQQFGGSIQNALLHDPLTPVYDYTRDNEYDAYPVKPAYNPNHVNPITGNQGSYYGISDRQLREIVNPVAKIHNTYEDNITNKFIGNAFVEVKPVRLKGLTVKTDFGVDVGSWANRGYSPEVYYNSVNQNAASSVNQSMGEYSTWQWENTAMYEFKINDDHKFNVLGGMTMRQSTGTDLWGSRNQLQLPGWDYGYVGNGSDDNSQKSNGGFYDHRLMSFFGRVGYDYKEKYLLSATMRYDGSSNFGPNNQFGFFPSIQAGWVLSNEDFLKYNETVNFLKVRGSWGRVGNENIPPFGYLSAFGSTPSYPLGPNGVPQPGYGLTRMANPDLRWEAAAEFNVGIDVGFFNDMLQANVDIYSRERQDLLGNKPVPDYTGQEDPITNLGTVRNQGIELALTYQNNEGEFKYSVTGNVAYNDNKVTEVNNSDGFIFGDGLHNTVGNMAMATGHSLPFFYGFKTDGILQTEADAQKYNEMYGMNAKPGDIRYMDTNGDGVIDENDRTDIGSPVHSWSYGLTLRAEYKGFDFSMFWQGQAGGQMMNASTRQDLISEQNYNTRYLDSWTPDNGSNTMPRFTHDDTNNNYLWMNDMVHIEDASYLRLKNVQIGYTLPKVISQKAGMQRLRVYVSGNNLLTFTDYSGLDPEMGHGGAMGSGFDMGSYPQARSYLVGLNITF, translated from the coding sequence TGGGTACATTATTATGTGCACAAGATGTATCAGCACAAGGGAAAACTATATCTGGTAATGTAACAGATATTACAGATGGAATGCCACTTCCTGGAGTTAATGTATCTATAGAAGGAACTTCGACAGGTACGATAACAGATTTTGATGGTAAATTTTCTTTACAAGTCGGACCAAATGATAAAAAATTAATCTTCTCTTTTATTGGGTATGTCCAAAAAATAGAAGCTATTGGTACAAAAACAACTATCAACATTTCTTTAGATGAAGATGTAGAGCAATTAGAAGAAGTAGTTGTTGTGGGTTATGGAGTTCAGAAGAAAAGTGTTGTAACAGGTGCTATTGCTTCAGTTAAATCTGAAGAAATTACAGAAACACCTGTTGGTAACGCGGCACAGTCTTTACAAGGTAGAACACCAGGTGTTTTAGTAACAAATGTTTCTGGCCAACCAGGTGCTGGTGTTGATATCCGGATTCGTGGTACGGGTTCTAACGGAAACAACACTCCTTTATTTGTAGTAGATGGAATGCAAATGGATGATATCAATTTCTTAAATCCGAATGATATTGAATCTATGGAGGTCCTTAAAGATGCTGCATCTTCTGCAATCTATGGTTCTAGAGGTGCAAATGGAGTTGTAATGATCACAACAAAAAAAGGTAAATCTGGAAAGTCTACTGTAACTTATGACGGGTATTATGGTGTACAAAATGCTTGGAGAGAATCACCTCTATTAAATGCTCAACAATACATGACGTTACATAATCAAGGTGCTGTTAATGCAGGAGGTAGACCAATTTATTCTGATGAGCAAATTGCAAACCCAGCAAATGATACAAATTGGCAGAACGAAATATTTCAATCTGCACCAATTCAAAGTCACAGTATTTCTTCTTCAGGAGGTACAGAAAGTTCTAACTACTTGGCAAGTTTCGGTTACTTTGGTCAAGATGGAATTATTGCTCCAGAAAAATCACAATTCGAAAGATATACCTTCCGTTTAAACACTTCTCATAAAGTATCTGAATCTGTAAAAGTTGGTGTAAATGCTACTTTTGTGAGAGAAGAAAGAAGCGGAATTGAAGAAAATCAACAATTTGGTGGATCAATTCAGAATGCATTATTACATGATCCATTAACGCCTGTATATGATTATACTAGAGACAATGAATACGATGCTTACCCAGTTAAACCAGCTTATAACCCTAACCATGTAAATCCTATTACTGGAAACCAAGGGTCTTATTATGGTATCTCTGATCGTCAGCTTAGAGAAATCGTAAACCCTGTTGCAAAAATCCATAATACGTATGAAGATAACATTACAAACAAATTTATAGGCAATGCATTTGTCGAGGTTAAACCTGTTCGATTAAAAGGACTTACAGTAAAAACAGATTTTGGTGTCGATGTGGGATCGTGGGCAAATAGAGGATATTCTCCAGAAGTTTATTATAACTCTGTTAATCAAAATGCAGCAAGTTCAGTAAATCAAAGTATGGGTGAATACAGTACTTGGCAATGGGAAAACACAGCCATGTATGAATTTAAAATCAATGACGATCATAAATTTAATGTACTTGGCGGTATGACTATGCGTCAGAGTACAGGTACAGATTTATGGGGTTCTAGAAATCAACTTCAATTACCAGGTTGGGACTACGGATATGTAGGAAATGGCTCAGATGATAATTCTCAGAAATCAAATGGTGGGTTTTACGACCATAGGTTAATGTCTTTCTTTGGTAGAGTGGGGTATGATTATAAAGAGAAATACCTTTTAAGTGCAACAATGCGTTATGATGGTTCTTCAAACTTTGGACCTAATAATCAATTTGGATTCTTCCCTTCAATACAAGCTGGTTGGGTATTATCTAACGAAGATTTCTTAAAATATAATGAGACCGTTAACTTCTTAAAAGTAAGAGGTTCTTGGGGTAGAGTTGGTAACGAAAATATTCCTCCGTTTGGATACCTTTCAGCATTTGGTAGTACACCTTCTTATCCATTAGGACCTAATGGCGTTCCTCAACCAGGGTATGGTTTAACAAGAATGGCCAATCCAGATTTACGTTGGGAAGCAGCAGCAGAATTTAACGTTGGTATTGATGTAGGTTTCTTTAATGATATGTTACAAGCAAATGTAGATATCTACTCAAGAGAACGACAAGATCTATTAGGGAATAAGCCAGTACCTGATTATACAGGCCAAGAAGATCCAATTACGAACTTGGGAACAGTAAGAAACCAAGGTATTGAATTGGCATTAACGTATCAAAATAATGAAGGAGAATTTAAATATTCTGTAACAGGTAATGTAGCTTATAATGATAATAAGGTAACTGAGGTAAATAATTCTGATGGATTTATTTTTGGGGATGGCTTACATAATACTGTTGGTAACATGGCAATGGCAACCGGACACTCTTTACCTTTCTTTTATGGGTTTAAAACTGATGGAATTTTACAAACAGAAGCCGATGCACAAAAGTATAACGAAATGTACGGTATGAATGCTAAACCAGGTGATATTCGTTATATGGATACAAATGGTGATGGTGTAATTGATGAAAATGACAGAACTGATATTGGTTCGCCGGTACATAGTTGGTCGTATGGTTTAACATTACGAGCGGAATATAAAGGATTCGATTTCTCTATGTTCTGGCAAGGACAAGCAGGTGGTCAGATGATGAATGCTTCGACGCGCCAAGATTTAATTTCTGAACAAAACTACAATACACGCTATTTAGATAGTTGGACACCAGATAATGGATCGAATACAATGCCTCGTTTTACACATGACGATACAAACAATAACTATTTGTGGATGAATGATATGGTGCATATAGAAGACGCATCTTATTTAAGATTAAAGAACGTTCAAATTGGTTATACTTTACCAAAAGTAATTTCACAGAAAGCAGGAATGCAACGTCTAAGAGTCTACGTATCTGGTAATAACTTATTGACATTCACAGATTATTCAGGTTTAGATCCAGAAATGGGACATGGTGGAGCAATGGGTTCTGGTTTTGATATGGGTTCATATCCTCAGGCTCGCTCGTACTTAGTAGGTCTTAACATAACATTCTAA